The Aquila chrysaetos chrysaetos chromosome 16, bAquChr1.4, whole genome shotgun sequence genome has a segment encoding these proteins:
- the LOC115351753 gene encoding LOW QUALITY PROTEIN: heat shock transcription factor, X-linked-like (The sequence of the model RefSeq protein was modified relative to this genomic sequence to represent the inferred CDS: deleted 3 bases in 2 codons; substituted 1 base at 1 genomic stop codon) yields MEPPSPETSCASDPEEPDWWVASASPSHPGGGTGTSXDDATGPLGEENTFQALPDESWTAIIWVFFSEESSANTNQSSACSFLKKLWKIVSSHHMQSIWWGDDGNCIVIAEKLFRREVLGRRGPLKIFETKSMRGFILQLNLHGFCKMEGDSLISASIEEMRAVAAAGSALGKLLFYHNPFFKRDAPNLLWMCTQSAGERKRAPAASPLGPNLKDDHPRRRRPDAQPAVGAAEEENDTQTSATTSSTPTEPRADTTAETGSAGPSPPKRHRSHSPTGIQEAAPAPSMASPHRVTPPAPNTPFTPATGLPAFPSGQPQLVAMQVPGAGLPPFCAPWFAMTTLAAPSAVPVPGPPHGQAPTHRHCPTCTCRPNTAAAGDGVGPQRGLD; encoded by the exons atggaGCCGCCTTCACCAGAGACATCCTGCGCTTCTGACCCAGAGGAGCCAGACTGGTGGGTGGCTTCAGCTTCTCCCAGCCACCCAGGAGGTGGTACGGGAACATCCTGAGATGATGCCACCGGACctcttggagaagaaaacaccTTTCAAGCTTTGCCTGATGAATCCTGGACCGCCAtcatatgggtttttttctcagaggAGAGCTCTGCCAACACCAACCAGTCTTCAGCCTGTTCCTTCCTCAAGAAGCTCTGGAAGATCGTCAGCAGCCATCATATG CAGTCTATCTGGTGGGGTGATGATGGAAACTGCATCGTGATTGCAgaaaaactcttcagaagggaagtgctggggaggaggggacccCTGAAGATCTTTGAAACCAAGTCCATGAGAGGCTTCATTCTCCAACTTAACCTCCATGGATTCTGCAAAATGGAAGGGGATTCTCTCATATCTGCCTCCATCGAGGAGATGcgagcagtagcagcagcaggttCCGCTCTGGGCAAG CTGCTCTTCTACCACAACCCCTTTTTTAAGAGAGAT GCCCCTAACCTCCTCTGGATGTGCACGCAAAGTGCTGGTGAAAGAAAGAGAGCCCCCGCTGCATCCCCACTGGGCCCCAACTTGAAGGACGACCACCCGAGAAGAAGACGACCTGATGCTCAGCCAGCGGtaggagctgcagaggaggagaacGACACCCAGACATCTGCAACCACCAGCTCCACACCGACCGAGCCACGGGCTGACACAACCGCCGAGACGGGCAGTGCCGGTCCATCCCCACCAAAGCGGCACCGCAGCCACAGCCCCACTGGCATCCAGGAGGCGGCTCCTGCTCCATCCATGGCTTCACCACACCGTGTCACACCTCCTGCCCCAAACACTCCCTTCACGCCAGCCACGGGACTCCCCGCATTTCCATCTGGGCAGCCACAATTAGTTGCTATGCAGGTCCCCGGGGCTGGCCTGCCTCCATTCTGTGCTCCATGGTTTGCGATGACCACACTGGCAGCACCATCTGCCGTTCCCGTGCCAGGGCCACCGCACGGCCAAGCTCCAACCCACCGCCACTGCCCGACCTGCACCTGCAGACCAAACACCGCAGCTGCCGGCGACGGGGTTGGACCTCAGCGGGGGCTGGACTAG